One window of Mucilaginibacter inviolabilis genomic DNA carries:
- a CDS encoding thioredoxin domain-containing protein, giving the protein MNRLANSTSPYLLQHANNPVNWYPWGKEALDKAKAENKLILVSIGYSACHWCHVMEHESFEDEAVAAVMNEFFVCIKVDREERPDVDQIYMSAVQLMSGRGGWPLNCICLPDQRPIYGGTYFRKNDWTSLLFNLADFYKQKPEEAEEYAVRLTEGIQNYESVQFVEEHPEYTQADLQVIGDNWKRYFDQYEGGTGNAPKFPMPNNWLLLMRYAHLMKDEEIAAQVKLTLHKMAFGGIYDHIGGGFARYSVDGRWHVPHFEKMLYDNAQLISLYAEAYTWSPDALYEQIVEEIITFSTRELASPELGFYSALDADSEGVEGKFYIFTKKEIEEILGEDAAELFCIYYHITDDGNWEEEHSNVLFRRESDEDLAEQLGLGVDDLLSEIKASRKKVFEVRRHRVRPGLDNKILASWNGLMLKGLCQAYRAFNNPKYLELALQNAGFIYANLISQNSRISRVYNVNTTGEVSVAFLDDYANIIDGFIALYEVTFDEQWLQQAKKLTDTAIAHYYDEINGIFFYTADDDEQLIARKSEIMDGVTPASNSAMAINLKKLGLLFDHEGYAAVSAQLLRNIMPQLAKYGTAYSNWSLLLLDEVFGIYEIAITGNETETVRKEIENNYIPNKIILGGKKGSLPLLQDKFGQSTQIFICKDKTCGLPANNTADALKQIEA; this is encoded by the coding sequence ATGAATCGCCTGGCTAATTCTACCTCTCCGTATTTATTACAACACGCCAACAATCCGGTTAACTGGTATCCCTGGGGTAAAGAAGCCCTGGACAAAGCCAAAGCCGAAAACAAACTCATCCTGGTGAGTATCGGTTACTCGGCCTGTCACTGGTGCCATGTAATGGAGCATGAAAGTTTTGAGGACGAAGCCGTAGCTGCCGTAATGAACGAGTTTTTTGTGTGTATTAAGGTGGATAGGGAAGAACGCCCCGATGTTGACCAGATTTATATGAGCGCTGTGCAACTGATGAGTGGCAGAGGTGGCTGGCCGCTGAATTGTATCTGCCTGCCCGATCAGCGACCTATTTATGGAGGTACCTATTTTCGCAAAAACGACTGGACCTCCTTATTATTTAACCTGGCCGATTTTTATAAACAAAAACCCGAAGAGGCCGAAGAATATGCCGTGCGCCTTACCGAAGGCATCCAAAACTATGAATCGGTACAGTTTGTTGAGGAACATCCCGAATATACCCAAGCCGATCTGCAGGTGATCGGCGATAACTGGAAACGCTATTTTGATCAATACGAAGGTGGTACCGGCAACGCGCCTAAATTTCCCATGCCCAATAACTGGCTGCTGCTGATGCGTTATGCCCACCTGATGAAGGATGAGGAGATAGCCGCACAGGTAAAGCTTACCCTGCATAAAATGGCCTTCGGTGGTATTTATGATCATATAGGCGGCGGTTTTGCCCGCTATTCGGTTGATGGCCGCTGGCATGTGCCCCATTTCGAAAAAATGTTGTATGATAATGCCCAACTCATCAGCCTGTACGCCGAAGCATACACCTGGAGCCCGGATGCGCTTTATGAGCAGATAGTAGAGGAGATCATTACCTTTTCGACCCGGGAACTGGCTTCGCCTGAATTAGGCTTTTACTCGGCACTGGATGCTGATAGCGAAGGGGTGGAGGGCAAGTTTTACATTTTTACCAAAAAGGAAATTGAAGAGATCCTGGGCGAAGATGCTGCCGAACTATTCTGTATTTACTACCATATTACCGATGATGGCAACTGGGAAGAAGAGCATTCCAATGTATTGTTCCGCCGGGAAAGCGATGAAGATTTGGCCGAACAATTAGGCTTAGGGGTAGACGATTTGTTATCAGAGATAAAAGCCTCACGCAAAAAGGTATTTGAAGTTCGCAGGCACCGCGTAAGACCGGGCCTGGATAATAAGATTTTGGCCTCCTGGAACGGACTGATGTTAAAAGGTTTGTGCCAGGCTTACCGGGCATTTAACAATCCCAAGTACCTGGAACTGGCTTTGCAAAATGCCGGGTTTATCTATGCTAATCTGATAAGTCAAAATAGCAGGATATCAAGAGTTTATAATGTCAATACGACAGGCGAGGTCTCAGTTGCATTTTTAGATGATTATGCCAATATCATCGATGGATTCATCGCCTTATATGAAGTTACTTTTGATGAACAGTGGTTGCAACAGGCTAAAAAGCTGACCGACACCGCTATAGCGCATTATTACGATGAAATAAACGGTATCTTTTTTTATACTGCCGATGATGACGAACAGCTGATAGCCCGCAAGTCAGAGATCATGGATGGGGTTACGCCGGCCAGTAATTCGGCCATGGCGATCAACCTGAAAAAGTTAGGCTTGCTTTTTGATCATGAAGGCTATGCAGCGGTTTCGGCGCAGCTGTTACGCAACATTATGCCGCAACTGGCTAAATACGGCACAGCCTATTCTAACTGGTCCTTATTATTGCTTGACGAAGTGTTTGGTATATATGAAATAGCAATAACAGGCAACGAAACCGAAACTGTGCGAAAGGAAATAGAAAATAATTACATCCCCAACAAAATAATCTTGGGTGGTAAAAAAGGAAGTTTACCTTTGTTGCAGGATAAGTTTGGTCAATCAACACAAATTTTTATTTGTAAAGATAAAACCTGCGGATTACCTGCCAATAATACGGCCGATGCTTTAAAACAAATTGAGGCCTGA
- a CDS encoding T6SS immunity protein Tdi1 domain-containing protein — protein sequence MDLNLDDLVIAPKSIDINYLDAYWKWLADDIKQILLVSKLGDVFIVRADEKVYWIATDDGSLSKVANSATEFQVLLEEPDNLDNWFLPGFLEELEVANIILEKNQVYSYKKLPVLGGEYTIDNIIPTDIKTHLQLTGAILEQIKGFPDGTHMEIRLTD from the coding sequence ATGGATCTGAATTTAGACGACCTTGTTATAGCTCCCAAAAGCATCGACATTAATTATCTTGACGCTTATTGGAAATGGCTTGCAGATGATATAAAACAAATTCTATTGGTGTCAAAATTGGGAGATGTATTTATTGTGCGGGCAGATGAAAAAGTTTACTGGATAGCTACCGATGACGGATCATTAAGCAAGGTGGCTAACTCTGCAACAGAGTTTCAAGTACTTTTAGAAGAGCCTGACAACCTTGATAATTGGTTTTTACCTGGATTTCTTGAGGAATTAGAAGTTGCGAATATCATTTTAGAAAAAAATCAAGTATATAGTTATAAAAAATTACCTGTGCTCGGAGGTGAATACACTATTGATAATATTATCCCAACTGATATCAAAACTCATTTACAATTAACCGGAGCTATTTTGGAACAAATTAAGGGCTTCCCTGATGGTACACATATGGAAATTAGGCTAACCGATTAG
- a CDS encoding DUF6438 domain-containing protein produces the protein MKRLLLFLLFFSFAFSASGNAVDSLKTDNDVLKFVLKVDSNLTYKGESQVTIVPTDTLLKLIKCNDVARQWSVKAWQKVDFNRDGRTDLLVTLKWYNVFHVFVVIDKGDNLFKALDLTRGWLTGENCQLAWPIKVADKQMLAFYSRTYIYEGKVRDGEWKWRTELKTDTLVYLYDDFIEYNPKVKNYAIRSISINSRPTAWPGPEYTANIQADGKAAYSAFKFKSESGYFTGKISTNKLAELKSLLDYIQVKKLKDDYQAQWTDDQAVDYEIVFEDGTVKKINDYGTIGTFGLRRLYSFLLDLRQSEYWEPMRIPKSIPRVELPHVNKLH, from the coding sequence ATGAAACGCCTGCTGCTTTTTTTACTTTTTTTCTCCTTTGCTTTTTCAGCCTCAGGCAACGCCGTTGACAGCCTGAAAACAGATAACGATGTTTTAAAATTTGTACTTAAAGTTGATAGCAATTTAACTTATAAAGGCGAGTCACAAGTTACCATAGTGCCCACAGATACATTGCTTAAATTAATAAAATGCAATGATGTAGCGCGCCAATGGAGCGTTAAAGCCTGGCAAAAGGTTGATTTTAATCGGGACGGACGTACAGATCTGTTAGTTACGCTAAAATGGTATAATGTATTTCATGTATTTGTTGTTATTGATAAAGGAGATAACCTATTTAAAGCATTAGATTTAACCAGGGGGTGGCTAACTGGCGAAAATTGTCAATTGGCATGGCCGATTAAAGTAGCTGACAAACAGATGCTTGCTTTTTATTCAAGAACTTATATTTATGAGGGAAAAGTAAGAGATGGTGAATGGAAATGGAGAACAGAGTTAAAAACGGATACACTGGTTTATTTGTACGACGATTTTATTGAATATAATCCGAAGGTTAAAAACTATGCCATTAGGTCTATCAGCATAAATTCGCGTCCGACTGCATGGCCTGGACCTGAATATACCGCGAATATACAGGCAGATGGTAAGGCTGCCTATTCTGCATTTAAGTTTAAATCTGAAAGCGGATATTTCACAGGTAAAATTTCAACAAATAAGTTGGCCGAATTAAAATCGTTGCTTGATTATATTCAGGTAAAAAAACTCAAAGACGATTACCAAGCTCAATGGACTGATGATCAAGCTGTTGACTATGAAATAGTATTTGAAGATGGCACCGTAAAAAAGATAAATGATTACGGAACCATTGGGACTTTTGGCTTGCGTCGCCTATATAGTTTTCTTCTTGATCTGAGGCAAAGTGAGTATTGGGAACCAATGAGAATTCCCAAAAGTATACCACGGGTAGAACTGCCTCATGTTAATAAGCTTCATTAG
- a CDS encoding FKBP-type peptidyl-prolyl cis-trans isomerase: MKIEPQHVVSLTYDLYVDRDGAEVLAESATQEQPLTFLFGAGQMLPKFEENLSTLSTGDAYEFRLSAADAYGEYDEEAVANLPKEMFQGQEIPEIGSILPLQDNQGNRFQAQVVSVAEDAVIVDLNHPMAGQELHFKGNILNVRPATPEELSHGHAHGPDGHHDH, from the coding sequence ATGAAGATTGAACCACAACACGTAGTATCATTAACTTACGATTTGTATGTTGACCGCGACGGAGCCGAAGTTTTAGCCGAAAGCGCCACGCAAGAACAACCGTTAACCTTTTTATTCGGCGCTGGCCAGATGCTGCCCAAATTTGAAGAAAACCTGAGCACGCTGTCGACCGGTGATGCTTATGAGTTTCGTCTTTCTGCCGCGGATGCTTACGGCGAATATGACGAAGAAGCGGTAGCTAACCTGCCTAAAGAAATGTTCCAGGGTCAGGAAATTCCTGAGATCGGCAGCATTTTGCCTTTACAGGATAACCAGGGTAACCGTTTCCAGGCACAGGTAGTATCTGTTGCTGAAGATGCTGTTATTGTTGACCTGAACCATCCGATGGCGGGCCAGGAACTGCACTTTAAAGGTAACATCCTGAATGTACGTCCGGCTACACCGGAAGAGTTATCACACGGGCATGCACATGGTCCGGATGGTCACCACGATCACTAA